A region of Mauremys mutica isolate MM-2020 ecotype Southern chromosome 2, ASM2049712v1, whole genome shotgun sequence DNA encodes the following proteins:
- the ACKR2 gene encoding atypical chemokine receptor 2 isoform X1: protein MIRRKHLMLQRGLLKSLPLRVATVPVSAMPHTTDYPINLTDYEYQYLEEEDYIQFLLCTKENVKAFGKVFLPVLYTIVFLLGLAGNCLLFAILIKYTKNKKMTEVYLLNLTVSDLLFVVTLPFWATYAASQWVFGNAFCKIISVIYTTNFYSGIFFVSCMSLDKYLEIVHAWSNKNLRAPRKSFLISSVVWVISIVLSIPDFIFMQVQDLHNGRRVCHLDYGLHNSIWQLLFQFQQILLGFFLPFLCMVFFYSRVACVLTALMSPGKKRALRLVVILVVVFFVLWFPYNITLFLHLLQKLHVIKGCEASKHLDYAMQVTESLAFIHCCLNPVLYAFVNKRFRLHLKKILGAIFRRQDFFVLQRSDTSQSTSRCTDQVEMKSITNV from the exons ATGATCAGGAGAAAGCATTT AATGTTACAGAGGGGTCTCTTGAAAAGTTTACCACTAAGGGTGGCAACAGTACCAGTGTCTGCCATGCCGCATACCACAGATTACCCAATCAACCTGACTGACTACGAGTACCAATACTTAGAGGAGGAGGATTACATCCAGTTTTTGCTTTGCACAAAGGAAAATGTCAAGGCGTTTGGCAAGGTGTTCCTGCCAGTGCTCTATACAATAGTGTTTCTGCTTGGATTGGCTGGGAACTGTCTACTCTTTGCCATCTTGATCAAATATACCAAGAACAAGAAGATGACCGAGGTGTATCTGCTGAATCTGACAGTTTCAGATCTTCTTTTCGTGGTAACCCTTCCCTtctgggccacatatgcagcgtCTCAGTGGGTGTTTGGGAATGCCTTCTGCAAGATCATAAGTGTCATCTACACCACCAACTTCTACAGTGGCATCTTCTTCGTCAGCTGCATGAGTCTGGACAAATACCTGGAGATTGTTCATgcttggtccaataaaaactTAAGGGCCCCAAGAAAGAGCTTCCTTATCTCTTCAGTGGTGTGGGTTATTTCCATAGTGCTGTCTATTCCTGACTTTATCTTCATGCAGGTGCAGGATCTCCACAACGGGAGACGAGTTTGCCACCTCGACTATGGCCTGCACAACTCCATCTGGCAGCTTCTCTTTCAATTCCAGCAGATCTTGCTAGGCTTCTTCCTTCCATTCCTTTGTATGGTGTTCTTCTACTCCCGCGTAGCTTGTGTCCTCACTGCATTAATGTCTCCTGGCAAGAAGAGGGCTCTCCGCCTGGTCGTTATTTTGGTGGTGGTTTTCTTTGTGCTGTGGTTCCCATACAACATTACCCTCTTTCTGCATTTGTTGCAAAAGCTCCATGTGATTAAGGGTTGTGAAGCTAGCAAGCACTTGGACTATGCTATGCAAGTGACTGAGAGCCTTGCCTTTATTCATTGTTGCCTCAACCCCGTGCTGTATGCTTTTGTGAACAAACGATTCAGGTTACACTTAAAGAAGATTTTGGGGGCCATCTTCAGGAGGCAGGATTTCTTTGTTCTCCAGCGGTCTGACACAAGTCAATCTACTAGTAGGTGCACTGACCAAGTAGAAATGAAAAGCATCACGAATGTGTAA
- the ACKR2 gene encoding atypical chemokine receptor 2 isoform X2, whose protein sequence is MLQRGLLKSLPLRVATVPVSAMPHTTDYPINLTDYEYQYLEEEDYIQFLLCTKENVKAFGKVFLPVLYTIVFLLGLAGNCLLFAILIKYTKNKKMTEVYLLNLTVSDLLFVVTLPFWATYAASQWVFGNAFCKIISVIYTTNFYSGIFFVSCMSLDKYLEIVHAWSNKNLRAPRKSFLISSVVWVISIVLSIPDFIFMQVQDLHNGRRVCHLDYGLHNSIWQLLFQFQQILLGFFLPFLCMVFFYSRVACVLTALMSPGKKRALRLVVILVVVFFVLWFPYNITLFLHLLQKLHVIKGCEASKHLDYAMQVTESLAFIHCCLNPVLYAFVNKRFRLHLKKILGAIFRRQDFFVLQRSDTSQSTSRCTDQVEMKSITNV, encoded by the coding sequence ATGTTACAGAGGGGTCTCTTGAAAAGTTTACCACTAAGGGTGGCAACAGTACCAGTGTCTGCCATGCCGCATACCACAGATTACCCAATCAACCTGACTGACTACGAGTACCAATACTTAGAGGAGGAGGATTACATCCAGTTTTTGCTTTGCACAAAGGAAAATGTCAAGGCGTTTGGCAAGGTGTTCCTGCCAGTGCTCTATACAATAGTGTTTCTGCTTGGATTGGCTGGGAACTGTCTACTCTTTGCCATCTTGATCAAATATACCAAGAACAAGAAGATGACCGAGGTGTATCTGCTGAATCTGACAGTTTCAGATCTTCTTTTCGTGGTAACCCTTCCCTtctgggccacatatgcagcgtCTCAGTGGGTGTTTGGGAATGCCTTCTGCAAGATCATAAGTGTCATCTACACCACCAACTTCTACAGTGGCATCTTCTTCGTCAGCTGCATGAGTCTGGACAAATACCTGGAGATTGTTCATgcttggtccaataaaaactTAAGGGCCCCAAGAAAGAGCTTCCTTATCTCTTCAGTGGTGTGGGTTATTTCCATAGTGCTGTCTATTCCTGACTTTATCTTCATGCAGGTGCAGGATCTCCACAACGGGAGACGAGTTTGCCACCTCGACTATGGCCTGCACAACTCCATCTGGCAGCTTCTCTTTCAATTCCAGCAGATCTTGCTAGGCTTCTTCCTTCCATTCCTTTGTATGGTGTTCTTCTACTCCCGCGTAGCTTGTGTCCTCACTGCATTAATGTCTCCTGGCAAGAAGAGGGCTCTCCGCCTGGTCGTTATTTTGGTGGTGGTTTTCTTTGTGCTGTGGTTCCCATACAACATTACCCTCTTTCTGCATTTGTTGCAAAAGCTCCATGTGATTAAGGGTTGTGAAGCTAGCAAGCACTTGGACTATGCTATGCAAGTGACTGAGAGCCTTGCCTTTATTCATTGTTGCCTCAACCCCGTGCTGTATGCTTTTGTGAACAAACGATTCAGGTTACACTTAAAGAAGATTTTGGGGGCCATCTTCAGGAGGCAGGATTTCTTTGTTCTCCAGCGGTCTGACACAAGTCAATCTACTAGTAGGTGCACTGACCAAGTAGAAATGAAAAGCATCACGAATGTGTAA